Below is a window of Hyphomonas neptunium ATCC 15444 DNA.
GGCAAAATCCTGCTCCGCCTGCTGAGCATAGTAGCGGCAGAAGTCGACCGCTTCGCGCACTTCGGCGATGCCGTCAGGAAGCGTCTTGCCCGCTTCGCGGGACATCAGGGCGATGAGCTGGGCAGCGTTTGCCTCCAGGACGTCGCCCATGGCGCGGAGGTGTTCGGCACGTTTGGAGCCGCCGAGTTGATCCCATTCCGGCTGGAATTTCGTGGCCGCGTCAAGCGCGCGGTCAATCTCGTCGGCATCGGCCTCCTTCAGGGCGCCGAGGGCGCGGCCGGTTTCAGCAGGCATACGGACGAGTTCGCCTCCGCCTGTTTCGGGCTTTCCTGAGACGATGGCGCCTGCAGCAAAGGCCGGGCCATCATCGAGGCTTTTCAGCGCGGCGGCGAACTTCTTGCGCACGTCAAGCTGGCTGAGATCATGCCCGGCGGAGTTGCGGCGGCCGGCGCCATAGAGACGCGGCGGGGTGGGGATGCGCGCATGGCGGCGAGGGCCGGCCTCGACCTTGGCGATGGGGTCTGCCACCACCTGCTCTGCGGGCACATCTGGATCAAGGAAAGAGTGAACGAAGCTGGTATTGGCGCCGTTTTCCAGGAGGCGACGAACGAGATATGGCAGGAGGTCTTCATGCGCGCCGACGGGGGCATAGACGCGGACGCGGTTTCCGGCGCCGGCGGCTTCATAAAGGGGCTCGCCCATGCCGTGGAGGCGCTGGAATTCGAAATTGGTGACGCCGGCTTCGGCAGCGAGGAGATCAACCGCTGCCAGGCTGTGGGCGTTGTGGGTGGCGAAGGCGGGATAGATGGCCGGGGACGCGGCGAGCATCGCCCTGGCGCAGACGAGGTAGTGAACGTCCGTACCCTGCTTTGTGGTGAAGACCGGGAAATTGGAGAAGCCTTCGACCTGGGCATGCTTGATTTCGCTGTCCCAATAGGCGCCTTTTACGAGACGGACCATGAAGCGACGGTTCGTTTGTCTTGCCAGATCAGCGAGTCGGTCAATCACGGCGCGGGCGCGTTTCTGGTAGGCCTGTACGGCGAGGCCGAGGCCGGTCCAGTCTTTCAGGGAGGGCTCGCGGGCGAGGCGCTCGAAGATCTTCAGGCTGATGACCAGGCGGTGGGCTTCTTCGGCATCGAGGCAGAGACCGATATTGGCTTTGGCGGCCGCTTCGCACAAGGAGAGCACGCGCGGATAGAGCTCTGCCATCACGCGCGCCTCTTTGATGGCGAGGTAGCGGGGATGGAGCGCGGAGAGTTTGACCGAGACGCCATTGGCCTTTTCCGGCGGCTGGGCGGGGTCTTTTTCGGCCGCGACGGCGGCGATGGCGTCGTGATAGGCTTTGTAATACCGGTCTGCGTCTGCCGTGGTGCGCGCGCCTTCGCCGAGCATGTCGAAGCTGAAATGAGCCGCTTCGCCGGATTTGACCATGCGGCGGCCGCGCTTAAGGGCCTCTGAAACCGTCCGGCCAAGGACGAACTGTTCGCCCATGATGCGCATGGCCTGCATCATGGCGGCGCGGATGACGGGCTCGCCGGACTGGCGGACGAGACCGGTGACGAAATTGCCGGCGCCCTTATGGGCGTTCTCCGGCGCGCCGATGACGCGGCCGGTGAGCATCAGGCCCCAGGTGGAGGCGTTGACCAGCCAGCTGTCGGACTGGCCCTTATGGGCGCCCCAGTCGCCGGAGCGGATTTTCTCGGCGATGAGGTCGTCCTTGGTTTCGGCGTCGGGCACCCGCAGAAGGGCTTCAGCGAGGCACATCAGGGCGAGGCCTTCGGAATTGGAGAGGCCGAACTCTTCCAGGAAGCTTTCCATCATGCCCTTGCGGCGGCCCTTGGCACGGGCGGACATCACCAGTTCCCTGCCCCGGCGCACGGCGCCCTCGCGGATCGAAGGGGGCAGAATGCCTTCCTTGAGGAGGCTTTCGAGGAGAGCTTCCTCATCGGTAAATTTCAGAGCGTCGAGCGCGTCCCAATCGAGAGCGGTTTGCGTAGCGGTATCGGGCATGGAGAGGGTCCGTCTGGCAGGGCCGGGGCAATAATCTGCCGCTTATACCTTAGCCTGCGCACAAGAATACCCCCATCAGGGGAGTGCCTCAAAACAGCGCTGCGCCGCAGTGACCCCCTTTACGCCCCGCGCCAAGCCCGCCAGATTGCGCCCCCAAGGCCCACGGGGGGCTGAAACCATGGAGCCGGCATGCGCATCATGCTCGTCACCGACGCTTGGGACCCGCAGGTCAATGGCGTCGTTCGCACGATGAAGCGCGTTATCGCCGAGACAGAGGCCATGGGCCATGTCTGGGAGATCGTGCATCCGGGGGATGGTTTCATGACCATGCCCCTGCCGACTTATCCGGAGATCAAGCTGGCAATGTTTGCCCGCCGCAAGATCCGCGAGCGCTTTGATGCGTTCGAGCCTGACGCCGTGCATATCGCGACCGAAGGCACGCTGGGGATGGCGGGCCGCGCGGTGTGCCTGACCGAAAAGCACCCCTTCTCGACCGCCTATCACACGCGGTTTCCCGAATATGTGTCGGCGCGCCTGCCGGTGCCCGTATCGTGGGGCTATTCCTTTGTGCGCTGGTTCCACAAATATTCCGGCAAGGTGATGGTGGCGACGCCTTCGCTGCTGGATGAGCTGCGCCAGCAGCGTTTCATCAACCTCGTCTCGTGGAGCCGGGGCGTGGATACCGAATTGTTCAACCCTGCCAAGCGGATCGAGGAAGGCCAGCCCGGCGACCCCTTTGCCGGGATGAAACGGCCGATTTATCTGAATGTCGGGCGGGTGGCGGTGGAGAAGAACATCGAATCCTTCACCGGGCTCGACCTGCCCGGCACGAAGGTGATCGTGGGCGACGGCCCGCAGCTGGAAGAGCTGAAGCGCAAGTACAAGGATGTCGTGTTCCTGGGCGCGAAGTTTGGCGACGACCTGGCCGCCCATTATGCGAGCGCGGATGTGTTCGTGTTTCCGAGCCTGACAGATACGTTCGGGCTGGTGGTGCTGGAGGCCATGGCGGCGGGCACGCCGGTGGCCGCCTATGACGCGACAGGACCGCGGGACGTAATCCCCGGATCCGGCGCCGGGACGATTACGCCAGTGGGCGGTAATCTGCGCCAGGGCGTGCTGGACTGTCTTGAGCTGAGCCGGGAGACCTGCCGGGCCTATGCCGAGACCTATAGCTGGCGGGCGTGCGCGGAGGCGTTCATCGAGAACCTGCAGCCGCTGCCGGCGCCCGAGCGCAAGCGCTTCTGGCAGAAGATCCGTATCCGCCGGAGACGCTCACCGGCCGGGCCGGGCTTCTAGGCTCAGTAGGCGCGGACTTTGGCTTCAAGCTGTTTGGCGAGCGCCTGCTGGGTTTCGAGGTCGGCTTCCGGCAGCGGAATGAGGCCTTTCTCGATGAGATAGCCATCATTGCCGGCAGCGCCTTCATCGACCGAGGCGGAGACGAATTCGGCAAGGCCTTCGACGAGCGGCAGGTTCTGGTCCTTCACATAGAAGAACATGATGCGGGCGAGGCCATAATCACCGCTGACGATATTGTCGAAGCTGGCCTCAACCCCGGCCAGGCGGGCGCCTTTTACACGGTCGCCGTTCTGCTCGAGGAAAGAGAAGCCGAGCACGCCGATGGCCTCGGGCGATTTGACCAGCGACTGGACAATGGCTGAATCATTCTCGCCGAAATCGACCCAGACACCGTCCGTGCGCACCGTATGGGCCCGCTCTGCAAACGCGTCGCCGTCGCTCTCTTTCAGGGCTTTGAGCTGCGGGATCGCTTCAGCGCCTTTTTCCATACCGAGTTCAACAAAGGCATCTCGCGTGCCCGATGTGGGCGGCGGGCCAAGAACCACGATGGGGCCGTTGGGAAGATCGGGCGAGACATCCTGCCAGTTCTTGTGCGGGTTTGGCATGAAGCCGCCCTTCCCGTCCGGGATCTCCTTGGCGAGGGCGAGATAGAGCTGTTCCTTGGTGAGATCGAAATCCGGGCCGAGCTTGGAGTTGGCCACCACGATGCCGTCATAGCCCAGCGCCACTTCGGTGATCGCCTTGACGCCGGCCTTGGCGCACAGCTCGCGCTCGGAATCCTTCATCGGGCGGGAGGCATTGGCAATCGAAGGCGAGACCGGGCCGACGCCTTCGCAGAACGCCTTGAAGCCGCCGCCTGTGCCGGTGGTTTCGACGATGGGGGTGGGAAAGCCGCTGACGGCGCCGAACCGCTCTGCCACGGTGCGCGAGAAGGGCGCCACTGTGGAGGAGCCGACGATCTTGATCTTCTGGTTGCGGGCGATGGCGGGCACCGGCTTGACGCCCGGCTCTCCGGTATCGATCTGCGAAAGCTCGCTCTGGCCGCACGCCGATACAAGCAGCAATGCAGCGCCCAGCAGGCAGGAAAGACGGGTGAGCATCAGGAGACCTCCGGGAATGGCGTGCGCCGCAGAGGACGCGGTTTGTGGACCGCCATTTTACCAAGTTTGCAAGCGCTATCTGGCGCGGTTGCG
It encodes the following:
- a CDS encoding substrate-binding domain-containing protein, with the protein product MLTRLSCLLGAALLLVSACGQSELSQIDTGEPGVKPVPAIARNQKIKIVGSSTVAPFSRTVAERFGAVSGFPTPIVETTGTGGGFKAFCEGVGPVSPSIANASRPMKDSERELCAKAGVKAITEVALGYDGIVVANSKLGPDFDLTKEQLYLALAKEIPDGKGGFMPNPHKNWQDVSPDLPNGPIVVLGPPPTSGTRDAFVELGMEKGAEAIPQLKALKESDGDAFAERAHTVRTDGVWVDFGENDSAIVQSLVKSPEAIGVLGFSFLEQNGDRVKGARLAGVEASFDNIVSGDYGLARIMFFYVKDQNLPLVEGLAEFVSASVDEGAAGNDGYLIEKGLIPLPEADLETQQALAKQLEAKVRAY
- a CDS encoding glycosyltransferase family 4 protein, producing the protein MRIMLVTDAWDPQVNGVVRTMKRVIAETEAMGHVWEIVHPGDGFMTMPLPTYPEIKLAMFARRKIRERFDAFEPDAVHIATEGTLGMAGRAVCLTEKHPFSTAYHTRFPEYVSARLPVPVSWGYSFVRWFHKYSGKVMVATPSLLDELRQQRFINLVSWSRGVDTELFNPAKRIEEGQPGDPFAGMKRPIYLNVGRVAVEKNIESFTGLDLPGTKVIVGDGPQLEELKRKYKDVVFLGAKFGDDLAAHYASADVFVFPSLTDTFGLVVLEAMAAGTPVAAYDATGPRDVIPGSGAGTITPVGGNLRQGVLDCLELSRETCRAYAETYSWRACAEAFIENLQPLPAPERKRFWQKIRIRRRRSPAGPGF
- the putA gene encoding bifunctional proline dehydrogenase/L-glutamate gamma-semialdehyde dehydrogenase PutA — translated: MPDTATQTALDWDALDALKFTDEEALLESLLKEGILPPSIREGAVRRGRELVMSARAKGRRKGMMESFLEEFGLSNSEGLALMCLAEALLRVPDAETKDDLIAEKIRSGDWGAHKGQSDSWLVNASTWGLMLTGRVIGAPENAHKGAGNFVTGLVRQSGEPVIRAAMMQAMRIMGEQFVLGRTVSEALKRGRRMVKSGEAAHFSFDMLGEGARTTADADRYYKAYHDAIAAVAAEKDPAQPPEKANGVSVKLSALHPRYLAIKEARVMAELYPRVLSLCEAAAKANIGLCLDAEEAHRLVISLKIFERLAREPSLKDWTGLGLAVQAYQKRARAVIDRLADLARQTNRRFMVRLVKGAYWDSEIKHAQVEGFSNFPVFTTKQGTDVHYLVCARAMLAASPAIYPAFATHNAHSLAAVDLLAAEAGVTNFEFQRLHGMGEPLYEAAGAGNRVRVYAPVGAHEDLLPYLVRRLLENGANTSFVHSFLDPDVPAEQVVADPIAKVEAGPRRHARIPTPPRLYGAGRRNSAGHDLSQLDVRKKFAAALKSLDDGPAFAAGAIVSGKPETGGGELVRMPAETGRALGALKEADADEIDRALDAATKFQPEWDQLGGSKRAEHLRAMGDVLEANAAQLIALMSREAGKTLPDGIAEVREAVDFCRYYAQQAEQDFAAPVRLPGPTGETNHLSLHGRGVFCCISPWNFPLAIFTGQIAAALAAGNTVVAKPAEQTGLTAFEAVRLFHKAGLPGDALHLLPGRGETVGAALTGDLRVSGVCFTGGTSTARMINRTLAGRDGPIIPLIAETGGLNGLFVDTTALREQVIDDIIISAFGSAGQRCSALRIAFVPNATADHLIDGLIGAMNELALGDPALPQTDTGPVIDADARKALEAHMERMTREAKVLHQLDAGKLGEEGYGFGPALVELSSLDQISEETFGPVLHILRYDPDNVAVLASALKAKGYGLTLGIHSRLESFHNAVKTACPVGNTYVNRSMIGAVVGVQPFGGEGLSGTGPKAGGPHYLHRFATERVVSVNITAQGGDPELLSL